Genomic window (Bradyrhizobium sp. 186):
GCAGAACCCCATGATGGCGACGACGGTCGTCGCGGACGCGGTCAGCGCGAACGACCCCGCGCCCACCACCATGAGCCATTCCGCGAACAATCCGATCGAGACCAGCGTGACGAGAAATGCCCATAGCCAGCCGCCGGCATAAGCGATCGCAATGACGAGCGGCGCAAGCACGACCGCCGCGGCCACCCGCATCACGAGATTGCTCGAGGCCGGCGCGGAGCCTGCCGGTGCGGCGTCGGGTTCGCTCACGAGGCGGTTTTCGCGACGAGGCCGCCGAAACGGCGTTCACGCCTGGCAAATTCGGCGATCGCGCTTTCGAGCGCGGGCTTGTCGAAATCGGGCCAGTGGATCGGCACGAACACCAGTTCGCTATAGGCGGCCTGCCACATCAGGAAATTGGACAGGCGCTGCTCGCCGCTGGTGCGGATGATGAGATCGGGATCGGGAATGTCGGGCGCGTCGAGATGGACGCCAAGCGTCTCGGCATCGATCGAGGCCGGATCGCGCCTGCCGTCGGCGACTTCGCGCGCGAGCTTCTGCGCCGCCTTCGCGATCTCCTGCCGCGAACCGTAATTGAAGGCGACGACGAGCGTGAGGCGGGTGTTGTCGCGCGTCAGTTCCTCGGCCTCGTTCAGGAGCGCACAGATGTCGCTCTCCAGCCCGTCTCGCTCGCCGATGATGCGCACCTTGACGCCGTCGCGATGCAGGCTCGCGAGATCGTTGCGGATGAAGCGCCGCAGCAGGCCGAAGAGATCGCCGATCTCGCTCGCCGGGCGCGACCAGTTTTCGGAGCTGAAGGAGAAGATGGTGAGATAACGGATGCCGAGCTCGTGCGACGCGCGAACCACGCGGCGCAGGGCCTCCACGCCGCGGCGATGGCCTTCGGCCCGCGGCAAGCCGCGCGCGGCCGCCCAACGCCCGTTGCCATCCATGATGATGGCGACATGCGCAGGCGCGTCGGACCGGTCGTGTCCCTCCGTGACGGGCGCGGCGGCGTTGGACATGAAGGATGCTCTAGACGGTGAGGATTTCTTTTTCCTTGGCGGCCAGCAACTGATCGATCTCGGCGATCGTGCTGTCGGTCGCCTTCTGCACGTCGCCGGCCAGACGCTCT
Coding sequences:
- a CDS encoding isoprenyl transferase, which gives rise to MSNAAAPVTEGHDRSDAPAHVAIIMDGNGRWAAARGLPRAEGHRRGVEALRRVVRASHELGIRYLTIFSFSSENWSRPASEIGDLFGLLRRFIRNDLASLHRDGVKVRIIGERDGLESDICALLNEAEELTRDNTRLTLVVAFNYGSRQEIAKAAQKLAREVADGRRDPASIDAETLGVHLDAPDIPDPDLIIRTSGEQRLSNFLMWQAAYSELVFVPIHWPDFDKPALESAIAEFARRERRFGGLVAKTAS